The following are encoded together in the Montipora capricornis isolate CH-2021 chromosome 5, ASM3666992v2, whole genome shotgun sequence genome:
- the LOC138049521 gene encoding myosin-2 essential light chain-like, producing the protein MASTLTDREMDELRDNFGLYDTVGDGKVESSSMGQMLRSVGLNPTQAEVEKVMREIDPQGNKRISFEEFVPVVLSLRSRTHKYGQDVFVDSLRVFDSDGSGTINSGELRHVLTSLGEKLKDEDVDTLIQGFEDNSGLINYEDFVKSVMNG; encoded by the coding sequence ATGGCAAGCACATTGACTGATCGGGAGATGGACGAATTACGCGATAATTTTGGCCTTTATGATACTGTAGGCGACGGCAAAGTCGAGTCCTCCAGCATGGGCCAGATGCTGCGATCGGTTGGACTGAACCCGACCCAAGCTGAAGTCGAAAAGGTAATGAGAGAAATAGACCCTCAAGGAAACAAGAGGATCTCCTTCGAGGAGTTTGTGCCAGTGGTTTTGTCGCTTCGCTCTCGCACACACAAATACGGTCAAGATGTTTTTGTCGACAGTTTACGAGTCTTTGACAGCGATGGATCGGGCACGATAAACTCCGGAGAGCTTCGCCATGTTCTTACAAGCTTAGGAGAGAAATTGAAAGACGAAGATGTGGACACCCTTATTCAGGGTTTCGAAGACAACTCTGGACTTATAAACTACGAGGACTTTGTCAAGAGCGTCATGAACGGATGA